A genomic segment from Corythoichthys intestinalis isolate RoL2023-P3 chromosome 2, ASM3026506v1, whole genome shotgun sequence encodes:
- the atp1b1b gene encoding sodium/potassium-transporting ATPase subunit beta-1b produces the protein MPPKTDDGGWKKFLWDSEKGELLGRTGGSWFKILIFYVIFYGCLAGIFIGTIQAMLLTLSNYKPTWQDRVAPPGLSHTPRSDKSEVFFNPKEVETYLTYTKALRDFLAKYDDEKQLNKMHFDDCGDEPMEYKNRGDLEGDAGVRKACRFSRTLLGPCAGLEDKDKDFGFDKGQPCVIVKLNRIVNFRPRPPVSNESIPEEAQHKAQPNVIPIYCTNKREEDAGKIGRIDYYGIGGGFPLQYYPYYGKLLQPQYLQPLVALHFTNLTRNEELRVECKVYGDNISYSDKDRYQGRFDIKIMVKGL, from the exons ATGCCCCCAAAGACCGACGATGGTGGATGGAAGAAGTTTCTGTGGGATTCGGAAAAAGGAGAACTACTCGGTCGTACAGGAGGCAGTTGGT TCAAAATCCTGATCTTCTATGTCATCTTCTATGGATGTTTGGCCGGAATCTTCATTGGCACCATCCAGGCCATGTTGCTCACCTTGAGTAACTACAAGCCCACATGGCAGGACAGAGTTGCACCCCCTG gCCTCTCGCACACCCCACGAAGCGACAAATCAGAAGTGTTCTTTAACCCTAAAGAAGTGGAGACTTACCTGACTTACACTAAAGCCTTGAGGGACTTCCTGGCCAAGTACGATGATGAGAAGCAGCTCAACAAGATGCACTTTGATGACTGTGGAG ATGAGCCGATGGAATACAAGAACCGTGGTGACCTGGAGGGCGATGCGGGCGTCAGAAAAGCGTGCCGCTTCTCCAGGACCCTGCTGGGCCCCTGCGCTGGCTTGGAGGACAAAGACAAGGACTTCGGCTTTGACAAAGGCCAGCCCTGCGTTATTGTGAAACTCAATCGGATCGTTAACTTCCGTCCTCGG CCCCCTGTCTCAAATGAAAGCATCCCTGAAGAAGCCCAACATAAAGCGCAGCCCAATGTGATCCCCATCTACTGCACCAATAAG AGAGAAGAAGATGCTGGGAAAATTGGCAGGATCGATTACTACGGCATAGGTGGCGGCTTCCCGCTGCAGTACTACCCGTATTACGGCAAGTTGCTCCAACCCCAGTACCTGCAGCCGCTTGTGGCGCTGCACTTCACCAACCTGACCAGGAACGAAGAGCTGCGTGTTGAGTGCAAAGTTTACGGCGACAACATATCTTACAGCGACAAAGACCGCTACCAGGGACGCTTTGACATCAAGATCATGGTTAAAGGTTTATGA